In one window of Candidatus Avedoeria danica DNA:
- a CDS encoding VWA domain-containing protein: MAPSPRPAPPRTRRPHFSLPVVAAFAALSTLILLAPHPTRTLAAPQSPAAPTGVCTTTTTMTATPQRVPLGDTVDVTLNVTGTCPPSGGDVAPADIVLLLDRSASMRDNNLFAPAVEAIRTFVQLTDFSVHQVAVISFLTPALSLESRVVVHQPLSGDQAAVLAAVNAIPIPPVYTMWTDITAAIDGGQAELVSARHRPNAKPVLVLVTDGEHNAATAEEPTEAAARARAAGTTIFTIGIGVQSTARIQLEQIAGDPSRYFDSPTADDLRNAYRAIAGSLSAPGEIRDLQVSVLMPAALSYIPGSASPPPATEGSASLLWRIDRLPPGGWTATYKLRANQLGHHDVSKLAYVDYLDADGTVASRPFDVPAVDVVAPGTPAPTAEPTPTRVPPTADARIHVYLPVAYRNHCIPSRPFDVVLAIDTSSSMAGEKLARSVEAARDFVGYLSFPPSRAAIVTFNSTADVVKTWSDDRASLLAGLDRLTSGEGTRIDLALRKARVLFESREASADREAVLILLTDGKHAGSPVQDVYDAAAAFRRGEVQATVFTVSIGADAETALLEYIAGDPTRHFNAPAPADLLRIYRGIAGALPCD; encoded by the coding sequence ATGGCACCGTCCCCCCGCCCCGCCCCGCCGCGAACGCGCCGCCCGCACTTCTCCCTCCCCGTCGTCGCTGCCTTCGCCGCCCTGTCCACCCTCATCCTCCTCGCCCCACACCCAACGCGCACCCTCGCCGCCCCCCAATCCCCCGCCGCCCCCACCGGCGTCTGCACCACCACCACCACCATGACCGCCACCCCCCAACGCGTCCCCCTCGGCGACACGGTGGACGTCACGCTCAACGTCACCGGCACGTGCCCGCCCAGCGGCGGCGACGTCGCCCCCGCCGACATCGTCCTCCTCCTCGACCGCTCCGCCTCCATGCGGGACAACAACCTCTTCGCCCCGGCCGTCGAGGCCATCCGAACGTTCGTCCAGCTGACGGACTTCAGCGTCCATCAGGTGGCGGTGATCTCGTTCCTCACGCCGGCGCTCAGCCTCGAGTCACGGGTGGTGGTCCACCAGCCGCTGTCGGGCGATCAGGCCGCCGTCCTCGCGGCCGTCAACGCCATCCCGATCCCGCCCGTCTACACGATGTGGACGGACATCACGGCCGCCATCGACGGCGGGCAGGCCGAGCTCGTCTCGGCGCGCCACCGCCCCAACGCCAAGCCTGTCCTCGTCCTCGTCACGGACGGCGAGCACAACGCGGCCACCGCCGAGGAGCCCACCGAGGCCGCCGCCCGCGCCCGCGCCGCCGGCACGACGATCTTCACGATCGGCATCGGCGTCCAATCCACGGCGCGGATCCAGCTCGAGCAGATCGCCGGCGATCCGAGCCGCTACTTCGACTCGCCGACCGCCGATGACCTCCGCAACGCCTATCGGGCGATCGCCGGCAGCCTCAGCGCGCCCGGCGAGATCCGGGATCTGCAGGTCAGCGTCCTCATGCCCGCCGCCCTGTCCTACATCCCCGGCTCGGCCAGCCCGCCGCCCGCCACCGAGGGCAGCGCCTCCCTCCTTTGGCGGATCGACCGGCTCCCGCCCGGCGGCTGGACGGCGACGTACAAGCTGCGGGCCAACCAGCTCGGCCACCACGACGTCAGCAAGCTTGCTTATGTCGATTACCTGGATGCAGACGGCACCGTCGCCTCGCGCCCGTTCGACGTCCCGGCGGTCGACGTCGTCGCGCCCGGCACGCCTGCCCCGACCGCCGAGCCCACGCCGACGCGCGTCCCGCCGACGGCCGACGCCCGGATCCATGTCTACCTGCCCGTCGCCTACCGCAACCACTGCATCCCGAGCCGGCCGTTCGACGTCGTCCTGGCCATCGACACGTCGTCCAGCATGGCGGGCGAGAAGCTCGCGCGCAGCGTAGAGGCGGCGCGCGACTTCGTCGGCTACCTGTCCTTCCCGCCGTCGCGGGCGGCGATCGTGACGTTCAACAGCACAGCCGACGTCGTCAAGACATGGTCGGACGATCGGGCCTCCCTCCTGGCCGGCCTCGACCGCCTCACCTCCGGCGAGGGCACACGGATCGACCTCGCGCTCCGCAAGGCCCGCGTCCTCTTCGAGAGCCGCGAGGCGTCCGCGGACCGCGAGGCCGTCCTCATCCTCCTCACGGACGGCAAGCACGCCGGCTCGCCCGTCCAGGACGTCTATGACGCCGCCGCCGCGTTCCGCCGCGGCGAAGTCCAGGCGACGGTCTTCACGGTCTCGATCGGCGCCGACGCCGAGACCGCGCTCCTGGAGTACATCGCCGGCGACCCGACACGGCATTTCAACGCGCCGGCGCCGGCGGATCTCCTGCGGATCTACCGCGGGATCGCGGGGGCGCTGCCGTGTGATTGA
- a CDS encoding efflux RND transporter permease subunit yields MTRLTRWALDRPSITILLMLALVGGGLWAARGLGRELIPDIEPPTATVIVIYPGASADEVTNSVIKPIETALDAITDIDVLDVTATASESFAAITLQAEYGTKQDDIRSEIEDQLATVDLPEDANDPEIILFSFADIPAIQGSISGDIDEADLQQLVQNDLVPELEAIAGVSRVDLAGVREDKIYLKLDPDAMSEKGVSIDAVKGALAANDLSFPAGSLETDGLLTPLQVSHRITTTAALEDLVIGGGSGGNGGPPSGPPSGGSSTASSDGPSGGGSAAAGGTTNAGDDADAASVPPTGPFPIPESVQQLAESLPFDLTLETTDDLTPELIDQLELLAPDVLRDAATQIFDSLPPGGAAALPADVLAALPADIQAAALQQGEASDDSAAGADDGAASGGVVQVVVVKPGDTVERIADRLGVDAAAVRNDDGEPATSIEPGDLVYVAMASATATPAPGGEDDAAGDGGASDQVRLGDIAEVVREPEAASSISRSNGQGSLGLLVYKERGTNTVKVVNDVKARIDELQDDNDDLGDLDVNLVFEQASFITESLNGVRNEGILGGLFAVLVILWFLRSIRSTLIIAVSIPLSVLAALVLMRVQGLSLNLLTLSGLTIAIGRVVDDAIVVIENTYRNLQHGVPRRQAILQGAGEVATAITAATLVTVAVFLPLGFVGGLTREFFLPFGQTVTYALLASLITALTVIPLLASWWLSADKLPVEHETTLQRVYTPILRWALGHRLVTLLIATAIFAMSLGLIRYIPQTFLGGFGEPTIGVTVSLPTGASLETTDSIVQLVEDILEDDDAIDDIETTIGAGSSGFGLFSGGDPAKASILATLSEDGTGNSDDEDEDEEEDSSSMLSWFESSDREDPADVADRLRSELDDLNDIDEVKARLQDADEDTADAEMAQLRTVLAAANIEDGKANRVFDYAVSVGSGGGPPAGVYDLQVRGDDERKVRRATALIMTALTDPDEWDEEGYDVDTDDEDEDSTNVDGLPIINLKNNLSEARQTLTVAVDPAKAQAESLSTVQVALALRNIFEGQDVGAIEVADGDDVLKLDVLAVYPDDLITDKAALENHMLEAPGGGKVRLGDIADVTLQAGAVEITRVNGERAALISGEITDTDTFGVQASAMAIIDRVIDDHDDLFGDPDNEDEEPPVSVGSGVSSSEQQDSFNDLLLALPISILIVYLIMVLEFGSLSVPFAILFSLPFAATGAFIALAATGRALSLSSLIGMLMLIGIVVTNAIVLLDFVQQLRKRGYNVHDALIEGGRTRVRPIMMTAVATVIALIPQALGFTEGALLASELATTVIGGLTTSTLLTLVVVPVLYSLFAGVAGDSAAMMPPPNGSGDGPSGGGRPQSPPPMPAGPVPAIPSPGPRPDAPIPPALFPPSTPTTPPPTGQPTGGAVPDPLLTGGATTPAVPPPPSSDVPPTPPSRRPYEGPEVSWSSRGGVADADAPAGVEPGS; encoded by the coding sequence ATGACACGTTTGACCCGTTGGGCCCTCGACCGGCCGTCCATCACCATCCTGCTCATGCTGGCACTCGTCGGCGGCGGCCTCTGGGCGGCGCGCGGGCTTGGCCGCGAGCTGATCCCGGACATCGAGCCGCCGACGGCCACCGTTATCGTCATCTATCCCGGCGCGTCCGCGGACGAGGTGACGAACTCGGTCATCAAGCCGATCGAGACGGCGCTGGACGCGATCACGGACATCGACGTCCTCGACGTGACCGCGACGGCGTCCGAGAGCTTCGCGGCGATCACGCTGCAGGCTGAGTACGGCACGAAGCAGGATGACATCCGGTCCGAGATCGAGGATCAGCTGGCCACCGTCGATCTGCCGGAAGATGCGAACGATCCCGAGATCATCCTCTTCAGCTTTGCCGACATCCCGGCGATCCAGGGCAGCATTTCCGGGGACATCGACGAAGCCGACCTGCAGCAGCTGGTCCAGAATGATCTCGTGCCCGAACTCGAGGCCATTGCGGGTGTCAGCCGGGTCGATCTGGCGGGGGTGCGTGAGGACAAGATCTACCTCAAGCTCGACCCCGACGCGATGTCGGAGAAGGGCGTTTCGATCGATGCCGTGAAGGGTGCGCTGGCGGCGAACGACCTCTCGTTCCCGGCCGGCAGCCTCGAAACGGACGGTCTGCTCACGCCGCTTCAGGTCAGCCATCGCATCACGACGACCGCCGCGCTCGAGGACCTCGTCATCGGCGGTGGCTCGGGCGGCAACGGCGGGCCGCCTTCAGGGCCGCCGAGTGGCGGTTCGAGCACGGCGTCGAGCGACGGGCCGTCCGGCGGCGGTTCGGCCGCCGCCGGGGGCACCACCAATGCCGGCGACGATGCGGATGCCGCGTCCGTCCCACCAACAGGCCCGTTCCCGATCCCCGAATCCGTCCAACAACTCGCCGAGTCCCTGCCGTTCGACCTGACGCTCGAGACGACGGACGATCTGACGCCCGAGCTGATCGATCAGCTCGAGCTCCTGGCGCCTGACGTGCTCCGCGACGCGGCAACCCAGATCTTCGACAGCCTGCCGCCCGGCGGGGCCGCGGCGTTGCCGGCGGATGTCCTGGCCGCGCTGCCGGCCGACATCCAAGCCGCGGCGCTGCAACAAGGCGAGGCGAGCGACGACTCGGCCGCCGGCGCCGACGATGGCGCTGCATCAGGCGGCGTGGTCCAGGTCGTCGTCGTCAAGCCCGGCGACACCGTGGAGCGCATTGCCGACCGGCTGGGCGTCGACGCCGCGGCCGTGCGGAACGACGACGGCGAGCCGGCAACGAGCATCGAGCCGGGCGATCTGGTCTACGTCGCGATGGCCTCCGCGACGGCCACCCCTGCACCGGGCGGCGAAGACGACGCGGCGGGGGACGGCGGGGCGAGCGACCAAGTGCGGCTCGGCGACATCGCCGAGGTCGTCCGCGAGCCCGAGGCCGCCAGCAGCATCAGCCGCTCGAACGGCCAGGGCAGCCTCGGGCTGCTGGTGTACAAGGAGCGGGGCACGAACACCGTCAAGGTCGTCAACGACGTCAAGGCGCGGATCGACGAGCTGCAGGACGACAACGACGACCTCGGCGATCTCGACGTCAACCTCGTGTTCGAGCAGGCGTCGTTCATCACGGAGTCGCTGAACGGCGTCCGGAACGAGGGCATCCTCGGCGGCCTGTTCGCCGTCCTCGTGATCCTGTGGTTCCTGCGGAGCATCCGCTCGACGTTGATCATCGCGGTCAGCATCCCGCTGTCCGTGTTGGCGGCCCTCGTCCTCATGCGCGTGCAGGGACTGTCGCTGAATTTGCTCACGCTGTCCGGGCTGACGATCGCCATCGGGCGCGTCGTCGACGACGCGATCGTCGTCATCGAGAACACGTACCGCAACCTGCAGCACGGCGTCCCGCGCCGGCAGGCGATCCTGCAGGGCGCGGGTGAGGTGGCCACGGCGATCACGGCTGCCACGCTCGTGACGGTGGCGGTCTTCCTGCCGCTCGGCTTCGTGGGCGGCCTGACGCGCGAGTTCTTCCTGCCCTTCGGGCAGACCGTGACGTACGCCCTGCTCGCCAGCCTGATCACGGCGCTGACCGTCATCCCGCTCCTTGCCAGCTGGTGGCTCTCGGCCGACAAGCTGCCCGTCGAGCACGAGACGACGCTCCAGCGGGTGTACACGCCGATCCTGCGCTGGGCGCTCGGCCACCGCCTCGTGACCCTCCTGATCGCGACGGCGATCTTCGCCATGAGCCTCGGCCTGATCCGCTACATCCCGCAGACCTTCCTCGGCGGCTTCGGCGAGCCGACGATCGGCGTGACGGTGTCGCTGCCGACCGGCGCATCGCTCGAGACGACGGACTCGATCGTGCAGCTCGTCGAGGATATTCTGGAGGACGACGACGCGATCGACGATATCGAGACGACGATCGGCGCCGGCTCGTCCGGCTTCGGTCTGTTCAGCGGCGGCGACCCGGCCAAGGCGTCCATCCTGGCCACGCTGAGCGAGGACGGGACGGGCAACAGCGACGACGAGGACGAGGATGAGGAAGAAGATTCGTCGTCCATGTTGTCGTGGTTCGAGTCGAGCGACCGCGAGGACCCCGCGGACGTCGCGGACCGCCTGCGCTCCGAGCTGGACGACCTGAACGACATCGATGAGGTCAAGGCGCGCCTTCAGGACGCGGACGAGGACACCGCCGACGCCGAGATGGCGCAACTGCGGACCGTCCTGGCCGCGGCCAACATCGAGGACGGCAAGGCGAACCGGGTCTTCGACTACGCGGTCAGCGTCGGTTCCGGCGGCGGCCCGCCGGCCGGGGTGTACGACCTGCAGGTTCGCGGCGACGACGAGCGCAAGGTCCGTCGCGCGACGGCGCTGATCATGACCGCCCTGACGGATCCCGACGAGTGGGACGAGGAAGGCTACGACGTCGACACGGACGATGAAGACGAGGACAGCACCAACGTCGACGGCCTGCCGATCATCAACCTGAAGAACAACCTGTCCGAGGCGCGTCAGACGCTGACAGTTGCGGTCGACCCGGCCAAGGCGCAAGCCGAGAGCCTCTCGACGGTCCAGGTGGCGCTGGCGCTGCGGAACATCTTCGAGGGCCAGGACGTCGGCGCGATCGAAGTGGCGGACGGGGACGACGTGTTGAAGCTCGACGTGCTGGCCGTCTACCCGGACGACCTGATCACGGACAAGGCGGCCCTCGAGAACCACATGCTCGAGGCCCCCGGCGGCGGCAAAGTGCGGCTCGGCGACATCGCCGACGTCACGCTCCAAGCGGGCGCGGTCGAGATCACCCGCGTGAACGGCGAGCGCGCTGCGCTCATCTCCGGTGAGATCACGGACACGGACACGTTTGGCGTGCAGGCCAGCGCGATGGCGATCATCGACCGCGTGATCGATGACCACGACGACCTGTTCGGCGACCCCGACAACGAGGACGAGGAGCCGCCCGTCAGCGTGGGCAGCGGCGTCAGCTCGAGCGAACAGCAGGACAGCTTCAACGACCTCCTGCTGGCGCTGCCGATCTCGATCCTGATCGTTTACCTGATCATGGTCCTGGAGTTCGGCTCGCTGTCCGTGCCGTTCGCCATCCTGTTCAGCCTGCCGTTCGCGGCGACGGGTGCGTTCATCGCGCTCGCCGCCACCGGACGCGCGCTGTCGCTCTCCAGCCTGATCGGGATGCTGATGCTCATCGGCATCGTCGTGACGAACGCGATCGTGCTGCTCGACTTCGTCCAGCAGTTGCGCAAGCGCGGCTACAACGTCCACGACGCGCTCATCGAGGGCGGGCGGACGCGCGTCCGGCCGATCATGATGACGGCCGTCGCCACCGTGATCGCGCTCATCCCGCAGGCGCTCGGCTTCACCGAGGGTGCGCTGCTGGCCAGCGAGCTCGCGACGACCGTGATCGGCGGCCTGACGACGAGCACGCTCCTCACGCTTGTCGTCGTGCCCGTTCTCTACAGCCTGTTCGCCGGCGTCGCCGGCGATTCGGCGGCGATGATGCCGCCGCCGAACGGCTCGGGCGACGGCCCGTCCGGCGGCGGGCGGCCACAGAGCCCGCCGCCGATGCCGGCAGGGCCGGTGCCGGCGATCCCGTCGCCCGGCCCGCGGCCGGACGCCCCGATCCCGCCGGCCCTGTTCCCCCCGTCGACGCCGACGACCCCGCCGCCGACCGGCCAGCCGACGGGCGGCGCGGTGCCGGATCCGTTGCTGACCGGCGGGGCCACGACACCCGCCGTGCCGCCGCCGCCGTCCAGCGATGTGCCGCCGACGCCGCCATCCCGGCGGCCGTATGAAGGGCCGGAGGTGTCGTGGTCCAGTCGGGGCGGGGTGGCGGATGCGGATGCGCCGGCGGGGGTGGAGCCGGGGAGCTAG
- the aspS gene encoding aspartate--tRNA ligase, with protein MQTAYRTHTCGQLRREHVGQTVMLAGWVHRRREHGGLIFVDVRDRHGLTQVVCDQAAAPDAYAQAAEIGNEWVVQVEGDVAARFERNPDLPTGEIEVRAAAVRVVNASKVPPFEIARDLNLDEAQRLRYRYLDLRRERMARNMDLRHRVTAFVRHALNEHGFIEIETPILTRSTPEGARDFLVPSRLNPGTFYALPQSPQQMKQLLMVAGMDRYYQIARCFRDEDLRADRQFEFTQVDVEMSFVDEDDVMALNEQLFIDLCRTVVPDRPIRQVPFPRMTYAEAMRRYGNDKPDLRFGMTMEDLGDLFATSEFAVFRSTVDSGGAIKAICVPRLFSRKEVGELEEIVKAFGAGGLAWVAFENGETRGSVAKWVADAEPALRERLGAADGHTVFIVAAARKVAEDSLGRLRLHLGESLGLIDPNELAFLWLVAPPLFEWNDDEQRWDSVHHPFTAPHPDDVTRLASDPGAVRAMAYDAVLNGVEVAGGSIRIHDSAVQQQVFALLGIDEAQARTEFGHLLDAFQYGAPPHGGIAWGFDRTVMILAGESSIREVIAFPKTVAGTDPLTGAPATVPSANLDLLGLKVAPRT; from the coding sequence ATGCAAACCGCTTATCGCACCCACACCTGCGGCCAGTTGCGCCGCGAGCACGTCGGCCAGACGGTGATGCTGGCCGGCTGGGTCCACCGGCGGCGCGAGCATGGCGGGCTGATCTTCGTGGACGTACGCGATCGGCATGGTCTGACCCAAGTGGTGTGCGATCAGGCGGCGGCGCCCGACGCGTACGCGCAGGCGGCCGAGATCGGCAACGAGTGGGTCGTCCAGGTCGAAGGGGACGTCGCGGCGCGGTTCGAGCGGAACCCGGACCTGCCGACGGGTGAGATCGAGGTGCGTGCGGCTGCAGTGCGCGTCGTGAACGCGTCCAAGGTGCCGCCGTTCGAGATCGCCCGCGACCTCAACCTGGACGAGGCGCAGCGCCTTCGCTATCGCTACCTCGATCTGCGGCGCGAGCGCATGGCACGGAACATGGACCTCCGCCACCGCGTCACGGCCTTCGTCCGCCATGCGCTGAACGAGCACGGCTTCATCGAGATCGAGACCCCGATCCTGACCCGCAGCACACCAGAGGGCGCGCGCGACTTTCTCGTGCCCAGCCGGCTGAACCCGGGCACGTTCTACGCGCTGCCGCAGAGCCCGCAGCAGATGAAGCAGCTCCTCATGGTGGCCGGCATGGACCGCTACTACCAGATCGCCCGCTGCTTCCGCGACGAGGACCTGCGTGCCGACCGTCAGTTCGAGTTCACCCAGGTCGACGTCGAGATGAGCTTCGTGGACGAAGATGACGTCATGGCGCTGAACGAGCAGCTGTTCATCGATCTCTGCCGGACGGTCGTGCCCGATCGGCCGATCCGCCAGGTGCCCTTCCCGCGCATGACGTACGCCGAGGCGATGCGCCGGTACGGCAACGACAAGCCGGACCTCCGTTTCGGGATGACGATGGAGGACTTGGGCGATCTGTTCGCCACGAGCGAATTCGCCGTATTCCGTTCGACCGTCGATTCCGGCGGCGCGATCAAAGCGATTTGCGTTCCGCGTCTCTTCAGCCGCAAGGAAGTCGGTGAGCTCGAGGAGATCGTCAAGGCGTTCGGCGCGGGCGGACTGGCGTGGGTGGCGTTCGAGAACGGCGAAACGCGCGGCTCGGTGGCCAAGTGGGTGGCCGACGCCGAGCCGGCGCTGCGCGAGCGGCTCGGCGCCGCCGACGGCCACACCGTGTTCATCGTCGCCGCCGCGCGCAAGGTGGCCGAGGACAGCCTCGGGCGGCTGCGGCTCCATCTCGGCGAATCGCTCGGCTTGATCGATCCCAACGAGCTGGCCTTCCTCTGGCTCGTCGCCCCGCCGCTGTTCGAGTGGAACGACGACGAGCAGCGATGGGATTCCGTCCACCATCCCTTCACCGCCCCCCATCCCGATGACGTCACGCGCCTGGCCAGCGACCCGGGTGCGGTCCGCGCAATGGCCTATGACGCGGTGCTCAACGGCGTCGAAGTGGCCGGCGGATCGATTCGGATCCATGATTCAGCGGTGCAGCAACAGGTGTTCGCGCTCCTCGGCATCGACGAGGCGCAGGCAAGGACCGAGTTCGGCCATCTGCTCGACGCCTTCCAGTACGGCGCGCCGCCGCACGGCGGGATCGCCTGGGGTTTCGATCGGACGGTCATGATCCTGGCCGGCGAGTCGTCGATCCGCGAGGTCATCGCCTTCCCGAAGACCGTGGCCGGCACGGACCCGCTGACGGGTGCGCCCGCGACGGTTCCCTCGGCCAACCTGGACCTGCTCGGCCTCAAGGTCGCCCCGCGCACCTGA
- the secA gene encoding preprotein translocase subunit SecA, translating to MIQSLVTKIVGDPNAKTVKRIQPIVRAVNALEPEYVQLSDDELRMKTAEFKARLADGEDLDDLLPEAFAAVREASKRTLGMRHFDVQIIGGTVLHQGGVAEMRTGEGKTLVGTLPLYLNALTGRGVHLITPNDYLSKHGVQWMGPIYHALGLSAGVIQNMGHNPEMSSFLYDPDFQAADDRYQHLRPVHRRDAYAADITYGTNNEFGFDYLRDNMVWDLSQRVQRDLYFAIVDEVDNILIDEARTPLIISGPAEEATDWYVRFADLVSRMTPDEDFTVDIKLKVVTPTDDGIEKLERSLGIDNLYSPEHYQLTPYFENALKARVMYERDKEYIVTDDGEVVIVDEFTGRLMHGRRFSEGLHQAIEAKEGVRVQRESVTLATITFQNYFRMYDKLSGMTGTAWTEREELQRIYDLDVTIIPTHRDIKRIDRPDLVYTAVGAKWKAVVEEIVERHATGQPILVGTVAVETSERLSQLLEKRKVPHEVLNAKNHEREAEIIAQAGHKNAVTIATNMAGRGVDILLGGNAEGTARADLRKRGADLTTLSALDWDEAVSILRSGGDPTERFPTEWAKTLSDAWHRCARERDEVIALGGLFVLGTERHEARRIDNQLRGRAGRQGDPGESRFFVAMEDDLMLRFGGDRVKRLMERFGVDESQEIESTLVSRQIEGAQVKVEGYNFDVRKHLLEYDEVINEQRKLIYGQRAEILRREEYRPIFWTMLEEEVAALVDLYTAGERDEWDLAGLHTVVRSIFPIPDDEHHEDWRSWSPDAIRNHLLALAEELYDAKTARLGPDLMHQLERHVLLRTIDNAWIHHLTALDELRTGIGLRGVGQEKPLVAFKRDGFAMFQSLLTIIRENIVRGVFLAEPAEAPRPAPPRPAPDGDGRATDGANGSSAAQRGRVGGQVAAPRDSLFARAQAAATAGAPGGPVRAQPKVGRNDPCWCGSGRKYKSCHMREDLTGVGVR from the coding sequence ATGATCCAATCCCTCGTGACCAAGATCGTCGGCGATCCGAATGCCAAGACGGTCAAGCGCATCCAGCCAATCGTCCGGGCGGTGAACGCGCTCGAGCCTGAGTACGTTCAGCTGTCGGACGACGAGTTGCGCATGAAGACCGCCGAGTTCAAGGCGCGCCTGGCGGACGGCGAGGACTTGGACGATCTGCTGCCCGAGGCGTTTGCCGCGGTGCGCGAGGCCTCGAAGCGGACGCTCGGCATGCGGCACTTCGACGTCCAGATCATCGGCGGCACGGTGCTGCACCAGGGTGGGGTGGCGGAGATGCGCACCGGGGAAGGCAAGACGCTCGTCGGCACGCTGCCGCTGTATCTGAACGCGCTCACCGGCCGCGGCGTCCACCTGATCACGCCCAACGACTACCTCTCCAAGCACGGCGTCCAGTGGATGGGTCCGATCTACCACGCCCTCGGCCTGTCGGCCGGCGTCATCCAGAACATGGGCCACAACCCGGAGATGTCGTCGTTCCTCTACGACCCGGACTTCCAGGCCGCCGACGACCGCTACCAGCACCTCCGGCCCGTCCACCGCCGCGACGCGTACGCGGCCGACATCACGTACGGCACGAACAACGAGTTCGGGTTCGACTACCTCCGCGACAACATGGTCTGGGACCTCAGCCAGCGCGTCCAGCGCGACCTCTACTTCGCGATCGTCGACGAGGTCGACAACATCCTCATCGACGAGGCGCGCACCCCGCTCATCATCTCGGGCCCGGCCGAGGAGGCCACGGACTGGTACGTCCGCTTCGCCGACCTCGTCAGCCGGATGACGCCCGACGAGGACTTCACGGTCGACATCAAGCTGAAGGTCGTCACCCCGACGGACGACGGCATCGAGAAGCTCGAGCGCTCCCTCGGGATCGACAACCTCTACAGCCCGGAGCACTACCAGCTCACGCCCTATTTCGAGAACGCGCTGAAGGCGCGGGTCATGTACGAGCGCGACAAGGAGTACATCGTCACGGACGACGGCGAGGTCGTCATCGTCGACGAGTTCACCGGGCGGCTCATGCACGGCCGGCGCTTTTCCGAAGGCCTGCATCAGGCGATCGAGGCCAAGGAGGGCGTGCGCGTCCAGCGCGAGAGCGTCACGTTGGCGACGATCACGTTCCAGAACTACTTCCGGATGTACGACAAGCTCTCGGGCATGACCGGTACGGCCTGGACGGAGCGCGAGGAGCTCCAGCGGATCTACGACCTGGACGTCACGATCATCCCGACCCACCGCGACATCAAGCGCATCGACCGCCCGGACCTCGTCTACACCGCGGTCGGCGCCAAGTGGAAGGCCGTCGTCGAGGAGATCGTGGAGCGCCACGCCACGGGGCAGCCGATCCTGGTCGGCACCGTGGCCGTCGAGACGAGCGAGCGCCTCTCCCAGCTGCTCGAGAAGCGCAAGGTCCCGCACGAGGTCCTGAACGCCAAGAACCATGAGCGCGAGGCCGAGATCATCGCGCAGGCGGGGCACAAGAACGCCGTCACGATCGCCACGAACATGGCCGGCCGCGGCGTCGACATCCTGCTCGGCGGCAACGCCGAAGGCACCGCCCGCGCCGACCTCCGCAAGCGCGGCGCCGATCTCACGACGCTCTCGGCGCTGGACTGGGACGAGGCCGTCAGCATCCTCCGCTCCGGCGGGGACCCCACCGAGCGCTTCCCGACGGAGTGGGCCAAGACGCTCTCGGACGCCTGGCATCGCTGCGCGCGCGAGCGCGATGAGGTGATCGCGCTCGGCGGGCTCTTCGTCCTCGGCACCGAGCGGCACGAGGCGCGGCGGATCGACAACCAGCTGCGCGGGCGGGCGGGTCGCCAGGGCGATCCGGGCGAGAGCCGCTTCTTCGTGGCCATGGAAGACGACCTGATGCTCCGCTTCGGCGGCGACCGGGTGAAGCGCCTGATGGAGCGCTTCGGGGTCGACGAGAGCCAGGAGATCGAGAGCACCCTCGTCAGCCGCCAGATCGAGGGCGCGCAGGTGAAGGTCGAGGGCTACAACTTCGACGTCCGCAAGCACCTCCTCGAGTATGACGAGGTGATCAACGAGCAGCGCAAGCTCATCTACGGCCAGCGCGCCGAGATCCTGAGGCGCGAAGAATACCGTCCGATCTTCTGGACGATGCTCGAGGAGGAGGTCGCCGCGCTCGTCGATCTCTACACCGCCGGCGAGCGGGACGAATGGGACCTTGCCGGCCTGCACACCGTCGTCCGCTCGATCTTCCCGATCCCGGACGACGAGCACCACGAGGACTGGCGCTCCTGGTCGCCCGACGCCATCCGCAACCACTTGCTGGCGCTGGCGGAGGAACTGTACGACGCCAAGACCGCCCGCCTCGGGCCCGACCTCATGCACCAGCTCGAGCGCCACGTATTGCTTCGGACGATCGACAACGCCTGGATCCATCACCTGACGGCGCTCGACGAGCTGCGCACCGGCATCGGCCTGCGCGGCGTCGGCCAGGAGAAGCCGCTGGTGGCCTTCAAGCGCGACGGCTTCGCAATGTTCCAGTCCCTGCTCACGATCATCCGCGAGAACATCGTCCGCGGCGTCTTCCTGGCCGAGCCGGCCGAGGCGCCCCGCCCCGCCCCGCCCCGCCCCGCGCCCGACGGCGACGGCCGCGCGACGGACGGTGCCAACGGGTCGTCGGCGGCGCAGCGCGGCCGTGTCGGCGGGCAGGTGGCCGCGCCGCGGGACTCGCTCTTCGCCCGCGCCCAGGCCGCCGCAACCGCCGGCGCCCCCGGCGGCCCGGTCCGCGCCCAGCCCAAGGTCGGTCGCAACGACCCGTGCTGGTGCGGCAGCGGGCGGAAGTACAAGAGCTGCCACATGCGGGAGGATCTGACGGGGGTGGGGGTGCGCTAA